From Rhodamnia argentea isolate NSW1041297 chromosome 10, ASM2092103v1, whole genome shotgun sequence, a single genomic window includes:
- the LOC115742685 gene encoding remorin-like, producing MAEEEPKTVESDTPSEPPPAPAPEPAEETPKDVAEEKPVIPPLPEEKPDESKALAIVQKPAETAEEKGSEGSAHRDRELARVETEKRMSLIRAWEESEKCKAENKAHKKLSAIGSWENSKKASVEAELKKIEEKLEKQKAEYVEKMRNKIAFLHKSAEEKRAIIEAKRGEDILKAEELAAKYRAKGTTPKKLLSIF from the exons ATGGCCGAAGAAGAACCCAAGACGGTGGAGTCCGATACCCCGTCGGAGCCTCCACCGGCTCCGGCTCCCGAGCCGGCGGAGGAGACTCCGAAGGACGTCGCGGAGGAGAAACCCGTGATTCCGCCGCTTCCGGAGGAGAAGCCCGACGAATCCAAAGCCCTCGCCATCGTCCAAA AGCCTGCTGAGACTGCTGAAGAGAAAGGCTCCGAAGGTTCTGCTCACCGAG ATAGGGAGCTGGCTAGAGTCGAAACAGAGAAGAGGATGTCTCTCATCAGAGCGTGGGAAGAAAGTGAAAAGTGCAAAGCAGAGAACAA GGCTCACAAGAAATTATCCGCGATTGGGTCATGGGAGAACAGCAAAAAAGCATCTGTGGAAGCTGAGCTGAAGAAAATTGAG GAAAAGTTGGAGAAGCAGAAGGCAGAATATGTGGAGAAAATGAGGAACAAAATTGCTTTCCTCCACAAGTCCGCAGAGGAAAAGAGGGCGATTATAGAAGCCAAGCGAGGGGAAGATATTCTCAAGGCAGAGGAATTAGCCGCTAAGTACCGTGCAAAAGGGACCACTCCCAAGAAGCTCCTCAGTATTTTTTGA